Proteins encoded in a region of the Devosia sp. RR2S18 genome:
- the tyrS gene encoding tyrosine--tRNA ligase has translation MTQFKSEFLRTLSERGFIHQISDPEGLDRLFATETVSAYIGFDPTASSLHVGSLIQIMMLHWLGKTGHRAVALMGGGTGMVGDPSFKDEARKLMTVDTIQSNIDGIKQVFSNYLTFGDGSKDALMLNNAEWLLPLNYLEFLRDVGQHFSVNRMLSFDSVKQRLDREQSLSFLEFNYMILQAYDFVELNKRYGVRLQMGGSDQWGNIVNGIDLGHRMGTPQLYALTSPLLTTASGQKMGKSMNGAIWLNPDLLSAYDFWQYWRNTEDADVERFLKLYTTLPLDEIARVVAGDINDAKKRLATEVTAMIRGRAAAEEAAATARATFETGALDLSLPTATVSYAELANGIGILSALVTAGLAGSNGEARRHVQSGAVRVNDAVIEDDKLVLGDNALLSEGVIKLSVGKKRHALIKPS, from the coding sequence ATGACCCAGTTCAAATCAGAATTCCTCCGCACCCTCTCCGAACGCGGTTTCATCCATCAGATCTCCGACCCTGAAGGTTTGGACAGGCTTTTCGCCACCGAGACGGTGAGCGCCTATATCGGCTTCGATCCCACCGCGTCGAGCCTGCATGTCGGCAGCCTTATCCAGATCATGATGCTGCACTGGCTGGGAAAGACCGGCCACCGCGCAGTCGCTCTCATGGGTGGTGGCACCGGCATGGTGGGTGACCCGTCCTTCAAGGACGAGGCGCGCAAGCTCATGACCGTCGACACCATCCAGTCTAACATCGACGGCATCAAGCAAGTCTTTTCCAACTACCTGACCTTTGGCGATGGCTCCAAGGACGCGTTGATGCTCAACAACGCCGAGTGGCTGCTGCCGCTCAATTATCTCGAGTTCCTGCGCGATGTTGGCCAGCACTTCTCGGTCAACCGTATGCTGAGCTTTGATTCCGTGAAGCAGCGCCTGGATCGTGAGCAGTCGCTGAGCTTCCTCGAATTCAACTACATGATCCTGCAGGCCTACGACTTCGTGGAGCTCAACAAGCGCTACGGTGTGCGTCTGCAAATGGGCGGTTCGGATCAGTGGGGTAATATCGTCAACGGCATCGATCTGGGGCACCGCATGGGCACCCCACAGCTCTACGCCCTGACCTCGCCTTTACTGACCACGGCATCGGGCCAGAAGATGGGCAAGTCGATGAACGGCGCCATCTGGCTCAACCCAGACCTTCTTTCCGCCTATGACTTCTGGCAATACTGGCGCAACACGGAGGACGCCGACGTCGAGCGCTTCCTCAAGCTCTACACCACGTTGCCGCTGGACGAGATCGCCCGTGTGGTCGCCGGGGACATCAACGACGCCAAGAAACGTCTCGCCACCGAAGTAACGGCCATGATCCGCGGCCGCGCCGCAGCCGAAGAAGCTGCGGCGACCGCTCGTGCTACGTTCGAGACCGGTGCACTCGACCTGTCGCTGCCCACCGCGACGGTATCCTACGCCGAACTGGCAAACGGCATCGGCATTCTGTCAGCCCTCGTGACGGCCGGCTTGGCTGGCTCCAACGGCGAAGCCCGTCGGCACGTGCAGTCCGGAGCCGTTCGGGTCAATGATGCGGTGATCGAAGATGACAAGCTGGTCCTGGGCGACAATGCCCTGCTGAGCGAGGGGGTAATCAAGCTTTCAGTGGGCAAGAAGCGTCACGCACTCATTAAGCCGAGCTAA